In Muribaculum gordoncarteri, the genomic window CCACTGCTCGTTGATGTCATACATGGCGCCGACATTGAATCCGAGAGCAATATTGGCCGTTCCCTTGAGATTGACCGACGCGGGAGTGGTGGAGCCGAAGCGATAGTCATTGCCCAATGCTCCGAGCACAAGGTCGAGAGTCGAAGGCGACACAAGTCCCTTGTTAAGGTCGACCGTTCCCCACGACACCATCAATCCGGCACCCACCGAGAGTCCCGGCACGATTTCCCAAGCCACAGTGGGCTGGATGGTGTAGGTGGCGAGGTTTACCGACTGATTCAGCACGGCACCGGGCCAGTTGGTACTCCAGTCGATGCTGCTGCCATAGGGGGTGTACATGCTCACTCCGGCCTTAAGATTGTCGTAGATGCTGAATGCGGCGCCCACATTCATGGGGGTGCTCACCTTGTTGTTGGTTTCATATTCCTTACCGTCAATTGTAGCTGTGGCGGTTGCAGCGACACCGTTGACACTTGCAGTCAAGTCGAGCGACTTATCCATGAACGCCATTCCGGCAGGGTTGAAATACATACTTTCGGCTCCAAGCTTGAGTGCAACACCGGTATGGGCCATTCCGCCCTGACGGGCACTCAAGGTGTTGACCTGATAGCCTTCGGCCATAACTGTAAGCGAAACGGCCAGAGCCATCGAGGCCAAAATCAATTTCTTCATAAACTTGAAATTTTTTGTTTTTACTTTAATCGTCAATAGATAGAATTTCGCATCCAATGCGAATACAGCCGACAAAGTTAGACATTTAAATCCATTTAATCGTCCTAAACTGAACATTTTATCAGAAAAACAGAACAATCGGATCAAAACAGATCAATTATTGTCCACTTAAAGCACAGAATGGTATTGGCGCGATATGAAACTTCGTGGAGGGAAGCTAATTGCCTATATATAAATCGGGTTCAATAATGTTAGTATCTATTGTATACAACCCGATGCTCCAATAGTAGGGCGATGCTTCCGGCAAAACGATTACGCTGTCCTTCATGCCAGCATATTTTATAACATCGTCACTATGAAAAAAACACAAGAAAAGTCGCACGGATTAGGAGCGACTAAAAACTAAACCCCGAGGTTTGTCATAAGACAGGGACACTCGGGGGATTCCTTTGCAAAGTTAAAAATAATTTCGTAAACGGTCAACTTATGAACGCACCACAAGTGAACAGTGAAATTGAATCAGGAAGATGCTCAGTATCAATCCCTGCGAATATGGTAAAGGTTTTTTTGGCCAAATCTTGAAACCAATAAAGGTACAAAAATGAGAAAATGAGCTTTGAAATGCTGATTTATGCCTGTCAACGAGGACTCTTTGCGGGATTTGTATTATCTTTATAGATGCTAAAAAATTTTACAAAAACAACATACTTACTTTGATGAAATTTGGACAATTATTTGCAGTTGCGGGATGCACGGCTCTTTTGGGGGCTTGTTCAAACTCGTCGCTGCTGCCCGGACAAGATGGGACCCTGAGCCGGCTTGATGTTGAAGACATGGGCATAGCGGTGGCAGCCGACAGCCAGCGCGAATATTCTTTTACTGACAAAAAGGCCTCGTTCTGGTATGGCATGACGCACACCGACAACTGGGACGACTGGCACGCGGGCTGGAATATAGCTAAACGACGACTGCTGAGCGACTATACTGTCGGCGTTGACGGCGACACGCTGTCAAGGCGCGAGGCCGAGGTAACGGTCTATCCCTATAAAATTGACCGTGTATATACGAAGGCCCGCGAGAATTTCTATATGTTTGACCGTGTGGAGCTGCTCTATGTTGAACTATCGGATGTGAAGGGCGATTCGGTGTGGATAGAGCTGTCACCAAGGCTTATTTCGGCCGGCAAACAGGGCGCGGCAGGAATTGAATTCGTGCCAAAAGAATCGGCCGGAGGTGTTATCACCCTACAGCCGTTCAAAGATGTGGCCTATCGATGGAACGGCACCCGACTGATGGCGCCTGCCGATGCCGGCGGCTTCATCATTTCATATACGGAAGACGGCAGTGCCGCGCAGGTTGCCGCACTCTTTCGCCGCGACCACGAGAAAATGCTCCGTGAGCGCATCGACCGAATGAACGCCTTGGTGGAGAAGTCCAACCCTCTCTCTTCGGACAATGATACGCTCGACAAAGCCATGGCCTGGATCGTCCTCACCACCGACGAGCTTGTCACCTGCCAGCAGGGCAACGGCATTTATGCCGGCTTGCCATGGTTCAACGAGTACTGGGGCCGCGACATGTTCATAACAATGCCGGGGGCTGTCTTTTGCACCGGACAGTGGGAAACGGCGCGAAGCATATTCAGCGATTTTGCAAAGTTTCAGGACCGAAATCCCGAATCGGAAACCCTCGGTCGCATTCCCAACCGTGCCAACCTCGAAGGCATAATCTACAATACGGCCGACGGTACGCCGCGTTTTGTAACGGATGTGTACGAATATATGCAATATACCGGCGACACTACATACCTCGCCTCTATCTACCCGGCTATCGAACTGAGTATCAACAGCGTGATTGAACATGGAACCGATGCCGACGGATTTCTCGTTCATGCCGATGCCGACACATGGATGGATGCCAAACGACAGGGAAAGTATCCCTGCTCGCCACGTGGCAACCGTGCTGTCGACATTCAGGCGTTGTGGTACGAGCAGTTGCGCAGCGGGGCCAAGATGGCTCGCATCATGGGACATGACGATGAGAGCCGCCGTTGGGACCTTGCCGCCGATTCGCTCTTAGCAACGTTCAACCGCATGTTTGTCAACACGGCCGACACATTGGTCTACGACCATCTCAATGCCGACGGAACACCCGACCTTCAGTACCGCCCCAATATGCTCTATGCCCTTGACATGGTGGCCGACACGGCAGTTGTTATGAAGGCGACACGCGATGCATGGCGGAGGCTCGTATATCCGTGGGGTGTGGCATCGCTCGACCAAAACGATCCTCAGTTCCATCCCTACCATGAGAACTGGCATCACTATCACAAGGACGATGCCTACCATAACGGCACGGTGTGGCTGTGGAACAACGGCATGGCCATGCAGCGCATGATAGAGGCCGGACAGCAGGACATTGCATGGCAACTCTTTGAAAACATGAACCGTCAGGCTCTCTATGAAGGCGCTGTGGGAAGCCTGTCGGAGAACGCCGACGCATGGCCCCGCAAGGGAGCGCAGTGGGCACGGCGTTCCGGCACTTTCCTCCAGGCATGGAGCAATGCCGAGCAAATCAGAGTATGGTACCAGGGTTTTCTGGGCATACGCCCCGCCCTTCTCGACGGCTGCATCACGCTTGCACCGCGCATACCTTCGGCTCTGAACACATTGCGCTACAGCGAGCTGATTGGTAACGGATCGCTCCTCGGAGCCTTCGAGCGCACCGCCGACTGCCGCATCTATGAATACCGATTGTCGGGCATAGCGTCGCGTCTGAAATTTGACATCGAAGATTTTGCCACCTTCGACCTCGCCGTGACCGATGGCTCAACAGTGCGTGTGAAAGTGACAGATAGCGAACTGACAGCAAGCGTAACCGACCGCGACGGAAAGACGACATCCAAAATCGCCATAGCACCCGACCCGGCCAAAGCGGCACGCCAACAAGCCATGAACCGCTACTTCGAGGGAACCCACTTTGCCGTGCCATCAATGAAGGAAAACCTACCGTCGCTCAGCCGCTACTTCGACCCGCCCCTCGACTACTCCAGCATTGAGTAAATCGTAGGCTGATTCCACTTTGCCTTCTATCAATTCTCTAATAATACCGACCTTCTGCGACATTGCCAACCTCCTTGAGTGTATGGCGATGTTTTATTTTATCAAAGAACTAAAGCAGAACCTTATCCCTGCGGAGGTTACTCAGGCACAGGCAAGTATAATCTACGCCAATGAAGCCGATGTGCTGAATGTAGCGATGTTTGGTGTAACGGCAAAGCACGTGGAATGTCTGATGAGCTTTTGTCTAAGATATAGAGCCCCGAAATAAAAAAGTTGTGTCCGCGATGCAATGTTTTTTGCATTTTCGGTATTTATTAAGTAGTGAACAATTAAAACTTAAAAAGAATGAATAATAAAAGCTTTCTCGGAATGCTGCTCATTGCATTCCTTGCCGTGGCAGGTTTAACGGCATGCAGTGATGACGGTGATAATTTGACAAGTATTGCCGGAACTGAATGGTATGGTAGCCATGTTGTTTCTACGACTACCAATGAGGGTGTGAAAAAAGTACATACCGCAATTTTAGGATTTATATTTTCCGAAGATGGAACAAGTTGTACTGTCGAAACGGGAATCGAAACACTTGTGTCAGCTAACCGGGTTACCAAATATGTAAATTACTCCCCCTTGACACACTCCGTAACTTTGACTGAATCTCCTAATTCGTCCACAATAGAATATTATGGCGTAATCGAAGGTGAATCTATGCAGGTACAGCGTTGTGTGGACGGCAAACTATCAGATGAAGTTATAAAACTGGAAAAAATAAAATGATGAAGAAGGTAGGGAAGGTAACCGATTATAAGGAATACAGGCTTACAGTGGCTTCTGTAAAACTCCCCGGTATATTAACATCAAATGGCAGCAATGTGCTTGCAGATGTAATGGAATATTTGACTAAATATTAATAGCTGATAGATGTTTTTATGATTTAAGATAGAGTGCAAACAAGCACGAAATTTCGAGGGAATACGCTGTATGTCAGCGAAAATGTGTAGCTTTGCGTATTGGCATATACGCCATATCAGAAACAATGGCAAAGATTACAGTTCAAAATACCGAAATAACAATTATCGCCGTCAATGGGGATGATTATATTTCGTTGACCGATTTGGCACGGCATAAAAGCGATGAACCTAATGCCGTGATTGCAAACTGGTTGCGAAACCGCAACACAATAGAGTATTTAGGAATTTGGGAACAGCTTTACAATCCGAATTTTAAACCCACCGAATTCGAGGGGTTTAGACGACAGGCCGGGCTGAACGCATTTACGCTCTCACCAAAGAAATGGACGGATGCGACAAATGCCATTGGTATAATCGCTAAATCAGGGCGTTATGGAGGAACGTATGCACATAAAGATATTGCATTGAAGTTCGCAAGCTGGATTTCTGTTGAGTTTGAACTCTACATCGTCAAGGAATTTCAGCGGTTGAAGACGGAGGAACAGCGGTTGTTGGGTTGGTCGGCGAAACGTGAGCTGTCGAAAATCAACTACCGCATACACACTGATGCCATAAAGCAGAACCTTGTCCCTGCGGAGGTTACTCCGGCACAGGCAAGTATCATCTACGCCAATGAAGCCGATGTGCTGAATGTGGCGATGTTTGGTGTAACGGCAAAGCAATGGCGAGAAGCCAATCCCGACCTCAAAGGCAACATACGCGATTACGCCACAATCAACGAACTTATCTGCCTGTCAAATATGGAGAACCTCAATGCGGTTTTCATCGAGCAGGGCATGACGCAGAGCGAGCGACTTGTAAAACTGAACCAAATAGCCATTCATCAGATGAGCGTGTTGGAAAGCAGCGACAACGATAGAAAACTATTGAAATAATTGTGTATGGATAACCACAATAAGATTATTATACAAGTGGCGAATAATGTATTTTCGCCTATGGGATTTTTCCAGAAAGGAAAATCGAGGACTTGGTTGTATGATTGTGGCTATTGCTTTGTTCAAGTTGAATTTCAGCCATCTGCATATTCTCGTGGCTCATTCTGTAATGTCGGAATAGCTTTCCTATTTGAATATTTTGGAGGCTTAAATGAAACTCTTGGGTTTGATTATGGATGTAAGCGAATAACGATAAACAATACCCAGTTTGTAGAATATAACAATGATGATGAAATATTTGAAAAACAAATATTTCAATTAGCTCAATACGCCCTTAAATATGCGAAAGTTCTAATGGGATTTAAGTCGCCTAAATATGCTAATCGCTGTATGTCAAAATTGATTTTCCAAAAAAGGCTGAAAGAAATGCTCGGAAAATGGAATGGCCCGATATTCGATTATTATAATGCAGCAATGATTAAGTTTTTATTAGGAGAACTGAATAGCGGAAGAAGATTGATAGAGAAACTTAATAGCCTAAAATTGGAAAGCCCTTTCAAAGAGTGGGCAGAGCATAGTTATTCAGAATTTTGTGATGATGAGTTAACCGCAGAACAAGCAAGAAATAAAGTGTGCTCAATGGTTAATAGACAGCACAATTATTTTAAGCAAAAAGGGGCATTCAGAAAAATGCCTGATATAAATTTCCTATGAAATCATTTTGTTAGCGACTCTCTGAATGAGCGGTGGGTGATGCGATGAATACTGATGTATTGGATTTTTCACTAAATTTGCATTTGGATTGGATAAACTCTATTTAATATAAGGAAAAATTTTTTATAATCTAAATTGTCTGAAGATATGAAATCTAAGCCTATAGTAAAGACCTTACTACGGATTTTGCTTGTTTTAGTGGCACTTGTGTTATTCACATTTGCCGGTTTAATAGTTTATTTCAAATTCTTTTATTCATCAGAAACGACGGCAGAAAGTTATTATGTCGAAAATTTGCCATTGAAAAGTGACAGTTTTTCAGACGATTTTCATGAAATTACGGAGATTGTAAAAGACAATTACTCCCTTTGCAAATCCAAGCATCTAAACATTGATTCATTATGCGATTCATACTCCGCACGCATAGGGCATATTTCTACATCAAAAGAATACGGTGAGCTTTTGCAAGAGTTTTTCGCATCGTTGAAAGTTGGACACTCTTTTGTGTACTTGAAAAAGTATAGCGCAGGAATGATTCCAGTGCTTATAAATGATTCTGTTTTCATTAATAAACCCAACAAATTAATGACGGAAGCAGGATTAATGGATAAGGATCGGGTTATTGCCGTAGAGGGCGAACCTGTTGCAGAGTGGATGAACAGGAATGAAAAATATGTGTCAGCATCCACATCTCATAATCGACGGTTATTCACTTCTGTGGATATTTTCAACAGTCTATCGGACACTGTGCGTAATATTACTGTCTGTCGTGGAATTGACACCATAAAAGTTGAATTACCATTGCTGCCAAATGACAAGCTGCCGTCCAATGCCATAGTTGAAACCAGTAGCAAGCGTTTAAATGATAGCATTGGGTATATTGCAATTAATACAATGATGGACGGCGTTCTTGAAAGTTTTATTTCAGACTTTAATAAAGTGCGCAACCTCCCCAATCTTATAATAGATGTACGTAATAACGAAGGAGGCAATAGCGGTAACGGACGCGAATTATGCCGTTATTTCATACATCATGACCAACCCCACTGTATTGACAATAAGATAATGTCGCCAATGGATAATGCTTATCAAGGAAAGGTAATTCTGCTTACAAGTCCTATGACTTTTTCTGCTGCCGAAAGTTTTGTCATCGACATGAAAGAAAGTGGTGATGTCATATTGGTTGGAGAACCGACAGCCGGAGATACAGGAAACCATCCTCAGACCTTCAGAACTTCAAACGGCATAAGTTTCCGTATCCCTACTGCAGCCCCGTCAGTTTCTCCCAAAGGATTTCCATTGGAGGGGATTGGTATTGTACCGGATTACAATATAACCCAAACTGTTTCTGATTATTTCAACGATAAAGACACCCAGCTTGAATTTGCAATAGATTATTTAAATAGATGAAGTTATAAATTTTCCAATCATACAGACCCTCTGCAACATCGCCAACCTCCCGGAGTGTATGGCGATGTTGTATTTTATCAAAGTGCTGTCGGGGTTATGCTTTGATCGCCGAAACAGGATTATATCTCCCTAACAGATATGGCAACTGCCAAAGAGGGCGATAATCGTTCCGCTGATATAATCAAGAACTGGTTACGAAATCGCTACACTATTGAATTTCTCGGAACCTGGGAGGTTATTCATAACCCGGATTTCAAAGTGGTCGAATTTGACCACTTTAGAATGAGTGCAGGTTTGCCGTCTTTTGTGTTGAGTGCTTCGGAGTGGATAGAGCGCACGAATGCAATCGGCATAATCGTGAAAAAGGGTCGTTATGTAGGCAACCCACAAAGATATAGCTTACCATTTCGGTCAAGGATTTATTTTGTCAGCAGTATGTATTGACTTGGAGTGGAGGTGCATAAGCGAAGAATAGAATCGTTGTCAAAACTCAATCGCCGCACGTTGAAGAGAACCTTATAAACTGCAGCCTCAACAACCATATCGTCGCACCACATGCTTGTCTTCAGTCCGTTGTTCCAACTAATTGAATCACCATCAACCGTGTAATCGCCAATTATTTCATTGCATCCGGTTTCAACTTTATAACCGTATTGCGAGAATCTGATGAAATATATCGTATCGGGGTTTATCACATTTGTCCCATCGGAAATCTCGGCAAAATGCCATTTCCCGGGAAGTGCAGCGCCGTAATCAATATCCTCAACCTCGGCCACATTTTCAGGGGTGGCATAATAGAGCATATTGCATTTTTCATCATCGGGGTCATCATGCTTTTTTGATGAGCATGAACTGACAAGCATAATGCCGATGATGCCGACGACATAGAGCATCAGCATGCGACATCCACTGTCAACTTGCGAAAAGAGCGTTTTCTTAATTGAGCGTGACATAATTTATTACATTCTTTACTGTTACGATACAAATGTATAACAAAATTCCCACATA contains:
- a CDS encoding OmpP1/FadL family transporter yields the protein MKKLILASMALAVSLTVMAEGYQVNTLSARQGGMAHTGVALKLGAESMYFNPAGMAFMDKSLDLTASVNGVAATATATIDGKEYETNNKVSTPMNVGAAFSIYDNLKAGVSMYTPYGSSIDWSTNWPGAVLNQSVNLATYTIQPTVAWEIVPGLSVGAGLMVSWGTVDLNKGLVSPSTLDLVLGALGNDYRFGSTTPASVNLKGTANIALGFNVGAMYDINEQWTVGVNYRSRMTMRVKSGDAAVTYANDVASAVLSSTLNVLNEANFSAEMPMPSVLTFGVSYKPIEALTLAFDAQFTGWSTYKSLEINFLSDQLTPYNQHLTKDYRNSWAFRLGAQYALTNRFDIRAGFIVDTTPVNISYYNPETPGMTKLEPTLGLSFRPIKNVSIDLSMLYVAGLGKDNASCPYTDLLAASMPNLGLPVNKTFTADYKVHAFVPSIGVSYNF
- a CDS encoding amylo-alpha-1,6-glucosidase — protein: MKFGQLFAVAGCTALLGACSNSSLLPGQDGTLSRLDVEDMGIAVAADSQREYSFTDKKASFWYGMTHTDNWDDWHAGWNIAKRRLLSDYTVGVDGDTLSRREAEVTVYPYKIDRVYTKARENFYMFDRVELLYVELSDVKGDSVWIELSPRLISAGKQGAAGIEFVPKESAGGVITLQPFKDVAYRWNGTRLMAPADAGGFIISYTEDGSAAQVAALFRRDHEKMLRERIDRMNALVEKSNPLSSDNDTLDKAMAWIVLTTDELVTCQQGNGIYAGLPWFNEYWGRDMFITMPGAVFCTGQWETARSIFSDFAKFQDRNPESETLGRIPNRANLEGIIYNTADGTPRFVTDVYEYMQYTGDTTYLASIYPAIELSINSVIEHGTDADGFLVHADADTWMDAKRQGKYPCSPRGNRAVDIQALWYEQLRSGAKMARIMGHDDESRRWDLAADSLLATFNRMFVNTADTLVYDHLNADGTPDLQYRPNMLYALDMVADTAVVMKATRDAWRRLVYPWGVASLDQNDPQFHPYHENWHHYHKDDAYHNGTVWLWNNGMAMQRMIEAGQQDIAWQLFENMNRQALYEGAVGSLSENADAWPRKGAQWARRSGTFLQAWSNAEQIRVWYQGFLGIRPALLDGCITLAPRIPSALNTLRYSELIGNGSLLGAFERTADCRIYEYRLSGIASRLKFDIEDFATFDLAVTDGSTVRVKVTDSELTASVTDRDGKTTSKIAIAPDPAKAARQQAMNRYFEGTHFAVPSMKENLPSLSRYFDPPLDYSSIE
- a CDS encoding KilA-N domain-containing protein is translated as MAKITVQNTEITIIAVNGDDYISLTDLARHKSDEPNAVIANWLRNRNTIEYLGIWEQLYNPNFKPTEFEGFRRQAGLNAFTLSPKKWTDATNAIGIIAKSGRYGGTYAHKDIALKFASWISVEFELYIVKEFQRLKTEEQRLLGWSAKRELSKINYRIHTDAIKQNLVPAEVTPAQASIIYANEADVLNVAMFGVTAKQWREANPDLKGNIRDYATINELICLSNMENLNAVFIEQGMTQSERLVKLNQIAIHQMSVLESSDNDRKLLK
- a CDS encoding S41 family peptidase, with amino-acid sequence MKSKPIVKTLLRILLVLVALVLFTFAGLIVYFKFFYSSETTAESYYVENLPLKSDSFSDDFHEITEIVKDNYSLCKSKHLNIDSLCDSYSARIGHISTSKEYGELLQEFFASLKVGHSFVYLKKYSAGMIPVLINDSVFINKPNKLMTEAGLMDKDRVIAVEGEPVAEWMNRNEKYVSASTSHNRRLFTSVDIFNSLSDTVRNITVCRGIDTIKVELPLLPNDKLPSNAIVETSSKRLNDSIGYIAINTMMDGVLESFISDFNKVRNLPNLIIDVRNNEGGNSGNGRELCRYFIHHDQPHCIDNKIMSPMDNAYQGKVILLTSPMTFSAAESFVIDMKESGDVILVGEPTAGDTGNHPQTFRTSNGISFRIPTAAPSVSPKGFPLEGIGIVPDYNITQTVSDYFNDKDTQLEFAIDYLNR
- a CDS encoding META domain-containing protein, which produces MSRSIKKTLFSQVDSGCRMLMLYVVGIIGIMLVSSCSSKKHDDPDDEKCNMLYYATPENVAEVEDIDYGAALPGKWHFAEISDGTNVINPDTIYFIRFSQYGYKVETGCNEIIGDYTVDGDSISWNNGLKTSMWCDDMVVEAAVYKVLFNVRRLSFDNDSILRLCTSTPSQYILLTK